A window of the Catharus ustulatus isolate bCatUst1 chromosome 23, bCatUst1.pri.v2, whole genome shotgun sequence genome harbors these coding sequences:
- the MRPL10 gene encoding 39S ribosomal protein L10, mitochondrial — MAALGGGGTRWRRAWLPALQLLRRGSKAVTRHWKAMHLQRQKLMAVTEYLPPRPAVPPRCLPRPSAHGVQEDGQARVLRRQVQDTLSASRMVAVCHYNPMADEDVATFRHYLRKHGIHVKFVLNEIARPVVAQSKFRNLLPLFVSRNILLVSAEPRAREMLRVLRGVPQVILLGAVIDGTILSRRGVENFAQLPSLEVSQGQTVAALSLLPSQTSSLLQQGPARLTALLDEHIRRLRDAGAATEPPTGNH, encoded by the exons atggcggcgctGGGAGGTGGCGGGACGCGATGGCGGCGGG CCTGGCTGCCcgccctgcagctcctgcggCGCGGCTCCAAGGCGGTGACGCGCCACTGGAAGGCCATGCACCTGCAGCGGCAGAAGCTGATGGCTGTCACCGAGTACCTGCCCCCGCGGCCGGCCGTGCCCCCGCGCTGCCTGCCCCGCCCCAGCGCCCACGGCGTCCAG GAGGACGGCCAGGCGCGGGTGCTGCGGCGCCAGGTGCAGGACACGCTCAGTGCCAGCCGCATGGTGGCCGTGTGCCACTACAACCCCATGGCTGACGAGGACGTGGCCACCTTCCGGCACTACCTGCGCAAGCACGGCATCCACGTCAAGTTCGTGCTCAATGAg ATTGCCCGGCCAGTTGTGGCCCAGTCCAAGTTCCGGAACCTTCTGCCGCTGTTTGTGAGCCGGAACATCCTGCTGGTGAGCGCGGAGCCGCGGGCCAGGGAGATGCTGAGAGTGCTCAGGGGAGTGCCCCAGGTCATCCTGCTGG GCGCCGTCATCGACGGCACCATCCTGAGCCGGCGGGGCGTGGAGAACTTCGCCCAGCTGccgtccctggaggtgtcccagggcCAGACGGtggcagccctgtccctgctgccctcccagacctcctccctgctccagcagggccctGCTCGCCTCACGGCGCTCCTGGATGAGCACATCCGACGgctgagggatgcaggggcagccacggAGCCTCCCACAGGGAATCACTGA
- the SCRN2 gene encoding LOW QUALITY PROTEIN: secernin-2 (The sequence of the model RefSeq protein was modified relative to this genomic sequence to represent the inferred CDS: deleted 1 base in 1 codon): MAGQAPVPSSCDCFVALPPHTASPAVIFGKNADRPRDEVQEIVYVPAATHRPGDKVQCTYLEIEQVQHTHAVVLSRPAWLWGAEMGANDRGVCVGNEGVWTREPTGEEEALLGMDLVRLGLERGGSAREALEVITALLERYGQGGSCKEEPVPFVYHNTFLLADRTEAWVLETAGRYWAAQRIREGSRNISNQLSIGSDITAEHAGLRERARSRGWWSGHGEFSFARVFSLDKQPPRMEAAKARFQAGKELLRQHQGDITAETLMSILRDKESGICVDTEGFRTAGSMVSVLPRDPALPCVHFFTATPDPSRSVFKPFVFVAGIKPAPQVRSPSFPQDPAKQIPRFQRSVDRRHELYRRHQAALELMEQDRERGQQLLETLQELEKQGLEGMRELLQGTVTPSPEELADLFFDCVEAELKFYT, from the exons ATGGCGGGGCAGGCTCCTGTGCCCTCGTCCTGCGATTGCTTCGTGGCGCTGCCACCGCACACGGCGTCCCCCGCCGTCATCTTCGGCAAGAACGCCGATCGTCCCCGAGACGAGGTGCAGGAGATCGTCTATGTCCCCGCTGCCACCCACCGGCCTGGGGACAAAGTCCAG TGCACGTACCTGGAGATCGAGCAGGTGCAGCACACCCACGCCGTGGTTCTGAGCCGCCCCGCCTGGCTCTGG GGGGCCGAGATGGGCGCCAACGACCGCGGCGTCTGCGTGGGCAACGAGGGCGTGTGGACACGAGAGCCCACGGGAGAGGAGGAGGCGCTGCTGGGCATGGACCTGGTCAG GCTGGGTCTGGAGCGCGGCGGCTCCGCCCGGGAAGCCCTGGAGGTGATCACGGCTCTGCTGGAGCGCTACGGCCAAGGCGGGAGCTGCAAGGAGGAGCCGGTGCCCTTCGTGTACCACAACACCTTCCTGCTGGCCGACCGCACCGAGGCCTGGGTCCTGGAGACTGCCGGCCGCTACTGGGCGGCCCAGCGCATCCGCG AGGGAAGCCGCAACATCTCCAACCAGCTGAGCATCGGCAGCGACATCACGGCCGAGCacgcggggctgcgggagcgggcGCGGAGCCGGGGCTGGTGGAGCGGGCACGGAGAGTTCAGCTTCGCTCGGGTGTTCTCGCTGGACAAGCAGCCCCCGCGCATGGAGGCTGCCAAGGCGAGGttccaggctgggaaggagctgctgcggCAGCAccaag GTGACATCACGGCAGAGACGCTGATGTCCATCCTGCGCGACAAGGAGAGCGGGATCTGCGTGGACACGGAGGGGTTCCGCACGGCCGGCAGCATGGTGTCCGTGCTGCCCCGCGACCCCGCCCTGCCCTGCGTGCACTTCTTCACCGCCACCCCCGACCCCTCCCG ctctgttttcaaGCCCTTCGTGTTCGTGGCTGGCATCAAGCCGGCGCCGCAGGTGAGGTCCCCGAGCTTCCCGCAGGATCCGGCCAAGCAGATCCCGAGATTCCAGCGCTCCGTGGATCGGCGGCACGAGCTGTACCGGCGGCACCAGGCGGCGCTGGAGCTCATGGAGCAGGACCGG GAGCGGggtcagcagctgctggagacgctgcaggagctggagaagcagggcctggaggggatgagggagctgctgcagggcactgtgacccccagcccagaggagctggccGATCTCTTCTTCGACTGCGTGGAGGCCGAGCTGAAGTTTTACACCTAA